tcagaattcaaattttaaattttaagttTTGAGGgttctattttaaattttaaatttaaaattttgagcaattttaaatttcgttagtgatttatatTTGGTATGATAATTTTTcagaattaaggtttctatttctataaataaatgatgttacgttttttgaaaccacaaatttaaaattttgaggtttctatttctatttccagaattcaaattttaaattttaaattttgaacaattttaaatttcgttagtgatttatttttagtatgataattttctgGAATTAAgttttctatttctatttccggaattcaaatttcaaatttaaaattttgagcaattttaaatttcgttagtgatttatttttgaacctcaaatttaaattttagtgatttatttttagtatgataattttctggaattaaggtttctatttctatttctatttctatttccggaattcaaattttaaatttaaaattttaagcaattttaaatttcgctagtgatttatttttattttgatattttttcggaattaaggtttctatttctataaataaacggtgttacgttttttgaaaccttTTTTTGTTTGTTTCGGTTTTATATGTTTTCCCGCCATTATGAGTTTATTTCTATAATTAATTTATCGTTTTTACATGTTTAAAACCGTTCAcatttaatttgcaggtatgGATTTGAGTAACAACAGTCCTTCATTCTTAAAGCTGATTGAGGACGATGATCCTATTTTTTTGGTATGTTTATTGGTTTTATGATTACTAAACATATTGTATTTAGACTTatgtatttaattatttatttattttttttgttttcactGATAAGAAATACCTAATGAATTTGCTTCATTAATGTGGGGAGAACAACCACCTTACAAGGAATCTAACTATGATTCATTGTTTACAAGGAATTtgctttatttaatttttttttatttttttcggtaTAATTTTAGGTTTCATTGTTTATGCTGATGTGTATAATtttgtaaactatttttttttttttttgcaaatctaactatgatatttttttaaaatttgaataCTTGGGTTGTTTCTAATAAATTTGGTACTGTTTTAATATGTATTAATTACAATCCATCAAAGATTTTGTTATTTCcttaaattttaatattatatggTTTTCTTAAATTAAGGTAtctctttctataaataaatggtggaGCAATTTTGCTTGGCAAgtttagactttcctaataagtttgcttaatttacgggattggatgttagtgatttaattttcagaattcaaattttaaatttgaaattttgaagtcaatcattattttaaatttaaattttgaagtcaatcattattgtAAATCTTCCAtttttttgttgttcaagatgTTTAATTCGGTTATAATTAAAAGGGTTTGGAAATAAAAGGTTTGGAGTTTAGGTTTTCAGTTTAGATCTACGTTAATTAAAACATTCTACCTTTTTTTTGCAATAGGTGTTTTGCTTTCTTTAAAGTAAATCATTCAGTTGAGGTATCACTTGGATATAAATCCTTCATCTattttttatctttctttaaagCAAATGGGATGTTGTAACTGGACTTTTGTTTGTTTCTTTTGTATCAGTCAggtatttttttatttgtttattatttgtttattctTTTTTTGCAAGTGAACACGACCAGAGGCAAACTAATAGTGTTTCAGTAAGCTTATAAGAAAATAGCTTTTGCCCTCGACATAAATTGTTTTGTGTTTTCTATCTTAATTTGTGTTTCTATTGTAGTATACGACGCCGTTGACATTTTCGGGATCTTACAAGGACCGAGGAAGTGGAGGAGGTAGGGGTTCGGGTACTACAAGTTGTAGGGGGTCTACGGTGAGGCCAAGTTTAGACACGAACAATCTTATAAAGTTGTTCCACGGTTTGGATTCATTGAAACTCCAGCTTAATCGATTGGAAATTGAAGTCACAGGTGATTAATGCAAAATGATTTGTTGGGTTAATTgaatcatttttatttttgaatgttGATATTGTTTGTTCTTCTGCAGATTATGATCGAGAACCGAGCGAATCACAATCTTAGATAGATCTTAAATTAAATGTCTACATAAGAAAAAAAATGATTGAAAACCATAACTTTAATGTCATTGTGGGTTAACTGCTCATTTAATTAGTTGATGGTTGCATAGGTGTTCACGTGTTGAATACATTATTTAATTTATATACTTCATATTATAGACGGAAGGGATTATATAGAATTTAGATTGTTAATTTATATAGCCACCAACTATCTTACCTCCACCAACAGATTCTCATGTATTTTCCATTGAGTAATTTATATTAATGTTTCAcggattaattttttttaacgaaCTGAGCCATCTGGGTTGgatttatagtttacatttttccATGTTTATATATTAGTGCTAGTTGGTTTTCTTTTTTGTTGTAGCTGATGTAGGTGTCATTGTATCATAATATAAGAATCCAAACATGtatttttttggttgattttttttATGTGGGTGGGGCAAGGTTGGGAATAGGTATGAGTCGGGTCAAAATAGTTTGATTTAGAGTGTAGAGTGACAGTGAGATATTGTCTATACGtgtatataaattaaaaaaaataatccgTTATACTAAAAAAATATACATGATTAATATACATTCTTGCGTTTGTATGTTTTTATGgctctttacaacaagaaaaagtttaagaaaccgaattaaaaatttatggtgaagaaaatgaaaagatgatactttagatgttaaaatgttatttttatacttttatttgttgtaaattaaattttaCTACCCGGATTAtttccgggttataacctagtgtaattttatataccaaataaaaaagttatatttttaaaaccacgtgtattacacgggttgaataaatgtaatattgtttaccaaataataaaataatacatctttaaaaaaacctcatttattacacggattgaataaatgtaattttatataacaaatgataaaaaaattacatctttaaaaatatgcgtactacacggtttgaataaatgtaattttctgtactaaatagtaaaaaatatatatccttaaaaaaccccgtgtattgtacgaaatgaataaatctgattttatatatcaaataataaaaagttatatcttagaAAACCTCATGTATTGCAtaggtcgagtaaatgtaatttcgtataatgaaaataaaaatatttattatattaatacaaagtaataattaattcaaataaataatagagttaattacatagttagtcctagTGGTTTgtacaaagtaacatacttaggtactaatagtttaaaatcacattctagggtattaacttttcattttgtaacgtttggaggtattaacgttatttgtaggtttaaaataacattctattagtacctaagtatgttattttgtgcaaaccacagggactaactatgttaataccctagaagttaatacctccaaacgttacaaaatgaaaagttaataatCTAGAAGGTGATCTTAAACtgttagtacctaagtatgttattttatgcaaaccacatggactaactatgtaattaactctaaataatattataaatgagaaggagattaaactaaataataattattcataagatattaaactaaataatatttagtaggagagttatatataattaattaaaagaaattaaattaaaataataattatctataagagatggcctaatatgatgacaagtgtacctaagttggtttcttttattatatagtactagcgataagacccgtgtgcaaacacgggtcgtttcatAGAAAACCATACATAACACATAttgatagaacatatagatatgtgtataggTATTGTACTAAAACGTGTTATCTactatagctaaaagacaactataactaaatataaaagatatttaacaaagttaataaaagatgtctaacaaacttaataaaattcatcagttacatatgattatttccattctcttattcaaaaaagagagtatccacccattgacaatataaattgttataaacataagtacatatgaaagatgtctaacaaacttaataaattttgaatacaacttaactttaacaaacattaactaagaacatacgatcacctgcctaaacaacacacatcaaacctcaCGCAAGAATTTGTTACGCGGCAACATGTCCTTCGCTACATGTTGTGATCTGGTTAAATATGCTACTGCAAACAATGTAACAGCTGCTGatccaacaatctccctatacaacagatgatacgaaaacccttctttattactgatttttatttctcatcagcatctccctgatttgtcctttgaattgtagttcaaagttcagggagaacatgtcttcttcatcatccctctcaagttgaaggtccaacaaatcttggagatcgtatgcattcagattatatgcactatccattttaatctcttcaacactaccatctgatctgatcaaagtcaatacttgggtttttgagcatgacttccactttactatttttggatcagttggttttcttgggcaaagaattattgaagatgagtttggtgattgtggTCTACTAACTAAATTTCCAATTGATTCAGACAAACCAGATGATGAGAGAAGGTTTTTCGGAGTACCGATTTTTAGAGAtagagcagcagttgtaggatagactgagttttgaagaacatttgaatgttcagctctaacttcttccagctttttgtaggtctcaactatcttcagtttagaccatctggcaatggatctaactggaccataatcagcagccacaagctctgctctcattcttttaaacttcaatacctcatctgaatccactgttttgactttcttccaattaggttgagttggctttaccagaggatcattgttcattttcgtgattctatcgatatgagtttttctcttacgtgtggagatgatttctggtgaaggggaatgttttggtagtgaagatgaatgtatgggaaatctttgtgacgttggagatggttggattgtggttggtgtagtgaaaatgatcatggcagatgtttgagaaacttctgctgaaacaactggtgtctcagcaGCTGTTTGGTAAACATCTGCTGATACTTTTGTGTTCCCAGCATCTATTGACAAAATGGGTGATGATGGTGTGGAAGGTATTTTCTCCTTCTTTTGTGGTGGGTTttttggagaaggttgggatttaGGTTGAGCAGGGGATACAATTTCTGTAGGATTGGCTTTTGAATCTAGTGGCAACTTTCTTAGTgaatctttctccccctttttggcatcattatcatcatcatcatctttctcaaagattgatgtaGAGGTGGAGCCAGTAAGTTCCAACAAATGTTCCTTAATGTTCataatgtctgcttgtgtgtctttatacctggcatcaaccaaatttctgataaattccaaactgaaattgcggttactttcagccaaattcctctgagcttgaaggatgggttgcatagaattccaaagctcattggAAATTTCCTGTCTGGtaggttgacttttaaaaagctctatcatctgcttaatcaattctttcatttcagcaacattTGTTTCAATGGTAGACACTCTAACCGTCAAATCCTTATAAGTTAATTCATCACCtactttaataggatcatctgaattcccacctgtagtggttgtatttgttttgataatagGACAAGTCCCCATATCATCAGAAACAGATGCCCATTTTTCTTCGTTTTGGGGACTTCCCACTGAAGCAGAGATTACAGTTGTAACCTCATCAGtagttgccttcaagggagtcttaatgATGTAACCACTATCTAACTGGTCAccaatgggttcaacagttgtagtggctgctccacttgaactaccaccaagagtttcgtaatactcaacggcgataacctcctcaactgtttgtaGGATGGGAGATTGAATTGGTTCAGACACAGTCATTTGTTGCGATCTACTCTCAGTAATATGTGCATTAGAGGAACTGTTTTCTTTCTGAAATTCAATTGCTTCAAACAGAGGTAATATTGTTGATGGAACTTGGGTCGAGGGTTGTGGTGTAGAAAGAGTGATTGCCCTGGGAGAGggacttttaaacatactttcatatgaaaggtctacttcatgttgtggtgtccctgtacttacaacatgatccttttgtgaggatacaTGAGGAGTTTGGATGGGCTTTTTGGATGTGACAGCTTTCTTTTTGCATTTTCCTGGTGTGTGTTTCACAACACCGGTTTTGGTGTCACGATCACCAGGAGCAGTTTTCTCAACAACAGAAGTTTGAACAACTAATGCGGACGCATCTAAAACAGGCTCATCCCCctttgtttcagttgttgaaacttttgactctttatccATAAGTTTAGTAAAAGTTTTTCTTGTAAGatgtaacgctccgcgtttttGATCTTTCCATTTATAGCTTTATGGGTTGTACTTTCTAATTTCAGTCAGTTGTACTCTCAGTTTACTCTATTGTAtttcgagacttgaatcataatgaaaacgtgcatcgttttgatcatatgcttgttttaatactatgttatgatattACACGTTAAATcacgttaaactatgtcaaacacgtaaaaacagtggaaagATATCCTAATCTCAGTCCGTGAATCAAGCGTTGCCAAGAGACTACCCTAAACCGgacaaaaatcgggaattcgtaTGTTGATTCGGTAAAAtacccaaaatttgggttaaatcacataattataatatttattaatattaaataaataaattaatatcttaattaaataaataaataagtattttagataattaaacaaattaatattttaataaattataaaaGTTGAATTTCGGTTAATAACGTTAGTCTAAACCTAATCTAGTTAATAAAGCCCTCTCATAAACTAACTAGATTGGTGGATTATAAGAAAACCACCTAACTgagttaaatatctcagttaggTCAGTTAATGCAGAACAGCAAATCTCAGGGACCAATTTGTAAAATTGTCAAAGGGaactaaaaatagaaaaaaagggGGGCTTATGCCTGGATTCGAACTCACGACCTCAGATACAACAAGCTCACACTTAACCGGCCGGCTGGGAATGCCACATCCGGCTATTCTTGGAAACTAATTGTATTTATGAACGAGTTAAGTTGTTCCTTTTGAACCAATTCCCGCCCAACAGCAAACAGCACTCGTTGTCATTTCCTTTTTTCTGCACCGCTGACTTCCGCAAACTGATAGAGTGATTTCATTTCCATATGATCGATCAATCATTCCTATTTTCAACCTAACAACCGATTTCCTTCCATACGTCGCTCAATCAATCACCGATTTCCGTAAATACGAATCCGCTATAAATACCGAGTAACATTCTCTTATTCGACACCGCGTATCGACACACTACACAACACCCTTCTGTTCTACTCGAAAACACACACACCATTCTCCATCATCACCACACATCTCGCACGCTCGCTGGAACATCGTAGACGGAGCCGGAGATCGGAGTCGTTGGAGCTCGCCGGATAAAGTAGACACTCGCCGGAGTTCCTGTGAGCGGCCGAAGGAAACCGCAAACCGCCGTAGATACAAGAACATCGCCGAAGGTGATCGAAGTTCACGACAGACTTTTCACTTCGATTTCGGTATACCCTCTTATTCCATTTGTTTTCTTTGCTAAATTCTTGATGGAATAAAATGGCTCTTGGGTTActgttagtattattattttgtttattactattattattgttattatataaagaaaaagaaaacagaaTTATATGTTATAACTAAAACAGAAATattatattagttttattattaacCTATATAATCCTTGTTAGTAATAATCAGAAATTATTATTAATCAAACAAAAATGTTATTACTAAATCAGATTAATTAGATTTATTATTTcagaattttatatatatatcagaattattatatCAGAATCTT
This genomic stretch from Helianthus annuus cultivar XRQ/B chromosome 8, HanXRQr2.0-SUNRISE, whole genome shotgun sequence harbors:
- the LOC118480928 gene encoding microtubule-associated protein 70-3-like, whose product is MDPIYYFDSIILHKHLPTNKFFLSVLSLLPTFSYHKLKARILHKSKIIPLILQYTTPLTFSGSYKDRGSGGGRGSGTTSCRGSTVRPSLDTNNLIKLFHGLDSLKLQLNRLEIEVTDYDREPSESQS